The following nucleotide sequence is from Vibrio sp. VB16.
TCGCAACGTACCGACGAAAGAATCATGCAGAAGATCAAGGAGAACTTCTGGACACCAGATTATCGTCCTTATAAACGTACTTCGTTCTAATATTGACGTGGTTTAACGCTTAAAGGCTGCTCATTGAGCAGCCTTTTTTAGATAACAAAAGTACCGACCCCCTGCTGACAAGTGTTAGAGACTTATTCATACTGCTCTCTGATCATTTTGCCCCGCATTATCACAACAACCTGGCCGATCGCACACCCCTTCTCATGACGGTAGTCACGAACGGTAATCATTAAAAAGTAACCATTGAGGCCCGTGTTTTATTACTTACTAGCCACGAAATGAAAACTCGTTTATGTTATTGCTATCAATCTTTACAAGCATAGGTAGACAGGATGTCATTAGAAAGCGCAATTACCTTTTTTATCGCGATATTTATATTTGGCATTACCCCGGGACCTGGTGTGTTCGCTATCCTTGCAAGAGCGCTTGTCTATGGGGCTAAAAATTGCGCTATGCTCGCTTTCGGTATGGCGATGAGCGATCTAGTTTACCTTGTTCTTGCCTGTTTTGGCCTAGCGACCATAGCGGAAAACTGGACAGAAGTTTTCTTGGCCATCCGCTATGTCGGCGCCGCTTACCTAATTTATCTTGGCTATAGAATGTTTAAAACACTGCCACAGGTAACAAAAAACATCGACTCGGAAGTGGGCACACATAAAGGTTCTTTGTTCGCTAGTTTTACGCAAGGTTTCTTGATTTCAGCATCAAACCCTAAAGTAATACTTTTCTATATCGCATTCTTACCAACCTTCATCGACCTAACGGTATTGCAATCGCAAGATATTGTTCTTGTCGCCTCTCTTGCGACTGTCGCCTTAATGGCAGGTTTAATGTTGATTGCATTCGGCGCGGCTCGCATGGCAAGTGCATTAAAAACGCCGCTTGCACATAAAAGACTCAATCGAGGTGCTGGAAGTATTATGATGTTGGCGGGCGCCTATTTGGCATTAAGTCGATAGCTACTGTATGGAAACACAATGGAACTTACTTGCATAATGGCGCATCTCATTATTAAGCGTAACTTTTTGTTTTATAACATAGGTTTCTATATAGCGTTGACTCGACCATTCTATTTCGATTAGTGTGAAAACATAACGATACATTCGCGCCGAGATAATACATATTGATGCCAAAAATTAGAGCTTTGAAATTCAATGCACCTCATAAATTAATGTATAATGACGATAAATTTGGTATCAAGATTTTACAAATATTTGTCCTTGCTATTATCGTCTCCCTGCTTTTCTTGGTTCCTGTATCCAACAAGCTTATTGAAACAAAAACCAAAACATTGTTACGTGCGATGGAAGGTGAATTTGATCAATCTATTTCTCAGTTCTCTTACTTATTAACACCCGAAAAAATGGCGATCTCATGTAATGAAATCCTCATTGACTTAAGAAAAAGTATATTTAATTCTGAACGAGCGAAAGAGATTGGAGTATTTGATCAAAATGGCAAAATATTTTGTACCAGCAACAACGGAGAAACTTCTTTTCATCTCTATCAAACCATAATAAATCGGCTAAAAAATAGCCCTAATAACATAACACTCAGTTACACTAAAACGAAACTGAGCCGTACACGAAGTATTGCTCTTATATTTACAAACGAATTCGGACAGGGTCTCAGTGTTCTTATTCCACCACGCTATCTAGTTCAAGATATCGATCGGTTATTGGCCGATGACTATATCAATTATAAACTGCGCGTTATTTCAAGAGAGTTAGGCAAGAAGGTATTCGCAGATGGGATTAAATCCTATGTTGCTCAATCAGATAGGTACCCACTAGAACTCGAAGTCAGCACCACGCCAATGTACTACTTCATGCAATTTTGGCGTTATTTGTGGGTGACCTTGGTGTTAGCAAGCTTGGCCACTATTTGCTACTTATTCAGTCGCCAGAAACGATTGAACAACAACAGCTTAGAAAACTCGCTGCGTTACGCGATTACCAATGATTTTTTAGAACTTCATTACCAACCCATTGTTAATCAAAAGTCAGGTAAAACAGTCGGTTGTGAATCACTGCTGCGTTGGAAAGATCCTACTCAAGGTTACATCGCTCCTGATATATTTATCCCACTGGCAGAGAAAGTAAACCTCATTGAAGACATCACCAAGTTGGTAATAGACAAGGTAGCGCTATTTATATCTGAAAATCCATCCCTCTTCTCTACGGTTTATATCAGCGTGAACATAAGTCGCAGTGTCATTCTTAAACCGTCTTTCGTCAGCTTCATAGATGCCTTAGTGGAAAGCCAACCCTTCCTGGCTCAAAAAATAGTCTTTGAGATAACAGAAGATAATAATTTTTCTCAAGACGAATTAGGCACGCTCAAGCTCCATTTGAACAGACTGTCTGCCTATGGTTTCAAATTTGCCATAGACGATTTCGGTACTGGGTATTCGGGGCTAGATTTCATACGTCAATTCCCTTTTGATTACGTGAAAATTGATCGTGTGTTCGTTAAAAGCCTTTATGACGACTCCACTATCATTCCGTTACTGGATTCCATGATGTCACTGGCAACACAATTGAACATGAAAACCATCGTAGAAGGTGTAGAAGAAAAGTATCAACTGGAAATACTCGATAGATTGGGCTTTGTTTACATTCAAGGTTATTACTATTCTAAACCATTGCCACAAGAAGAACTGATTGAATATCTTGGCTAATAATTTGACCGTACTCCAATGAGAATAATCCATTCTATTGCATCCGAATTTGCATGGCACAGACAAAAAAGAGTAGAGAAGAAATGGTAATCCTTCTCTACTAAACGTTACAGTACATAATTCAGAGGTGTTTGTTGCTCCTTCCGTGGTTCAGAACATTGGCTGCCACTTTACTCCATGTACGTGACCGAATTTATTGTCAGTATATCCCTCCATATTGGTAATACACGTCAACTCTCTCTAGGAATAATTAGGCATGTGCCCAAGAAACTACAAAAGTAGTAACTAGTACTATTTGATAGAGAAACAAGATGGTATTATTTTTACCTATCGCTTTTTATGTGGTTGATTGAGTTGCCGCTCCATATCAACCAAAGAACTAACGAGATATTAAATCTCAAATGGATATTAATCAATCAGAATCATATTTTAATTGAGCTCTTAACCATCCATTTGAGATCTTTATCCAATAAAATAAGTTAAACAGTATGGGCTACAGTAAAAAGATTCCAGAATATACATTTTTAAAGGGCCATGACTTCACTAATAACCTTAAAACGATACTTGGTTGTAAGAACCTACAAGAACTTTCTAAAATAACAGGTGTACCAACATCCACATTTAGTACGTGGAACATGAAAAAAAGAACGTCATTTGAGCTTTTGATAAAAATTCATTTGACGCTGGGTATTCCGATGAAAGATCTATCTTTGGGCTATCAAATCTCGAACGACAACAAAGAAGCACTTCAAGTCGCAGAAAAATCGACAGATTACATGATAGAGAGCGAATTGTCCGCACTGGCACAAGGCCGGCCTCCTTCTATACTAGAGAGTTTTGATCTGAAAAATGGGCAACTCGCCAACCGACATGCCACTTTGATTGATTCAGATTTGCTTGTTGATTTCAACGACGAAAAACTCTTGGCCGTCAAAGATCGCAATCAAGTATTCCTTATCAACACGGAAGCAAATCAGGCAATAAGTGGCCTTTATCTCGTGAATATTGATGGTTTACTCTCCCTTAATCAGATCCAACGAATACCAGGAAAAAAAGTCGCTATCGCATTCAATAATTCGACATTAAACGTAGGCGAAGACGATATCTCTGTAGTAGGAAAAGTAGTGACTGAGATAAAGAGTGTTTTGGATTGATCCGAGTTGCAAACATTCAGTTATGGTTAGTGAATAGTAAGCGGTAATTACCGGTGATGGAACATGTTAAGTTGTTAGGAGTAATGCATGCGAACGGCGATACTGTTTTTGATCTTGGTTGCGTTTCACTCATTCTCTGCTGATGTGCTACACATACCACTTTCAAACCAAGAGAAAGCGGAACTCAATCTATGGAGCGAACTCGCCCGTACATCGGTAAAACGGCGGCTGTATCTTTGCGAAGAATGCTTTGGTCACTTAGTCACGTTTAATGTAACGTTAAATGACGTTGGTGAGGTTTTGGATATTCAATTAATCGAAAGTTCTGGAGAGCCAGAGTTAGAGCACTACGGTAAACTTGCTATTGAACAAGCTCAGCCATTTAGGGTGGATTTTTTATCAGAGAGAACGCGAAAGAAAGTTCAGAATGTGAACATGACTATTGTTCCTGATGATTGAGTTTCTCTAAAAGAGAAAGGCTTTGATACTTACCAGATAGATATAATCATTATTTAGCTGAAACATCCTGATACTCCCCTTCGATAACATTCTCTTGTCCTGTATCAAAGCGCGTTTTACCTAGGTCTTTTAGTCGTTTCCTGCCCATAATCAGTGCGGCTATTGTAATTGGTATTGCCACTAACAAGCTAAAAACCAATGTAAATAACCCAAGAGTAACCGCAGATAAAGCAATTAACAATCTCTTCATTTTTAATTTCATTATTATTCCTTCATTCAAGTAGACTTCATGACTATAAATGCAATTAGCCTCTTCAATGCCAAATTAATGTCAATTTTGTTGATACATGAACACCAAGCAATGACTGGCTTTCCGCTTATTCCAGTGTGCTGGCGAGCATGCTTTGGTTCATATGAGCTTTTTAAGCATGGTTTCATACCTCACCATACCCATCTTCATTTCAATCGTCTTTTCTCGTAACTATTCGCTATTCTTTCGGATGAATATAAATACACGAAACTGAACACTATTCATTCGACTATTTCAGTTTCAGGATACATACATTTATAACGTTAGACCTAAGACAAGGTAACGTATCGATTTAGTCCGTATATTAACCTTTAGTTGTTGTCATTGTGTATTGGATCACGACCTAAAATAGTAGATATTTAGTCTGGTTTTTAGGTGTAGTCTTAAACTTTAAAAGCACGAATAGTTGCGTCTCATTCCTATTTATGGATTTCAATAAATTTGACGTATTCTAAATAGTAACTTTAATAAAGAAAGAAGGTCGGTATGAAATATATAATTGTAGGTTCCGGTAACATTAGCCAAACATGGCTTAACGTTGTTACTGAATTAAAGGGACACGTCGTCGGCTTTATTTCTCGCAGCGGAATAAATGCAATTAACGAATGCCCTGTTTGGAAGCATTTAGACCATGTTGATGTTCCATTTGATGCCGTAATTGTCACGACTCCGAACGGTTTGCACCACCAAAGTATTTTAACCGCAGCAAAGTTAGGCAAACATATCGTTACTGAGAAACCATTGGATATCTCTTTAGAAGCGATTGATCGTTGCATTGAGGCTTGTAAAACCGCAGGGGTTACGCTCGCTGTCTCTTATCAACGACGCACTGCACCCGATAACGCGGCCGTAAAAAGGTTAATGGAAAGAGGTGCATTTGGTCGGGTTTATTCCGCCGATGTCACAGCGAAATTCTATCGAGCACAATCTTATTATGACAGTTCGCAATACCGTGGCGGGTACGAGATAGACGGTGGCGGTGTATTTATGCAGCAAGCTTGCCATAACCTAGATTTATACACGTGGTTTTTTGGTATGCCCAAGCAAGTGGTCAGTATGCTAGATACGTTTGCACACAAGATGGACGCAGAGGATCACGGCGCGGCTTTGTTTCGGCACGACAATGGCATGATTGGGACTGTCATTGCCTCAACAGCCACTAAACCCGGCTTCTCCGCTCAGATACAAGTGCATACTGAAAAAGGCAGTTTTACATTAACCGATGACATCATTACCGACTGGCATATCGATGACTTACTCAACCCCACAGACCCCCTGTACGACTACCAACACGATGGTGCCACCAGCGCAACAGTGGCTGACACCCGTTGCCACAAATCCATACTCATTGATTTTGAACATGCGGTTAAAACAGGTGAACAACCGTTGGTAAATGCTGAGTCTGCACGCGTGACTACGGAGCTTATACTAGCGATATACCAATCAAAAGTGTGATGGTAAAAAACAGTCATCGGAGTGTAATTCGGGATTAAACACGTTTTTAGACGCATTTAATCCTGTTTATCCTTACGGCATTTCCTTAGTAATCAGTACTATTTGGAATGAAGATCTCTTAATAACACAACCCTCAACAGTTACATTAATAGCTCAGAAATAAAAATATGCGCTGGGGAGATTGGGGTCAACCTCACAGAAGTTGGTTCGGCTACATATGAAGGGGAAAGCCCATACGCGACACAAACTGAACTCACTCAGGAATTTGTAAATTCACTTAAAAATCATTTACAAGAAAAAGGAATTAAAGCTACTTCACCAGATACCGCCGACGCAAAAATAGACGTTACTATTGTTTTTAAACGTACATTTACGATTACAGGTGGTTTAGGCAAACCATCGATTAGCCACTCTATAAATCTTAAGAAAGACGATACGATTCTTGCAACATCATCAAGAAGACCTTATCAGACAAAATACGCATATTTTGAAGATGCCGCAGTCAACTTTGAAATTATGGCAGGCAATTGGGATGAGGAAGATGAACCAAAAGATGTTGACCTAGTATCAAGCCTAATTGTTGACGAAATTGAGGAAGTAGGTAAATAAAAGCCTAGCTTAATTGCCTTAGGGTACTTAGTTTATCAAGTGCCCCTTAATTTGGCTTAAAACAAACCTACTTTCGGAATACTCATATTGAATATTCCGAAAGTATAGAACCTCGTCTTCGTCGGGATCTTCCCTTGCAGGGTCCGCTTCGATCACGACCTTCCAGTCGGCGCGTTTATACTGCAACCGGACAAACTCATGGTGATAGTTTTCATCAGGCAAACTAAAGATATCAAACTAAAGAGACAAGCACTTTACATCCATCACATAAATTGATGGCTCGCATCACATAAAGTATGATGAATTGAGATTAACGCCTCATTAAGAGCCTAAAAATAGTTGGTTAAAATATGCAGCGAAGGAGCAAGAACCAACTGTTTTTTGTCCTGCTTTAATAGCTTTTTAGTTTTGCGTTGGTTCGATAGCCTTAGTTTCACCGACTTTCATTATCCAAAGATCTTCATCGGAAAACCCACTATCGCGTCCAGCCTTCTTAAAGCGTCCCGGAGGTTCAAACATTGGCTCATCCGATAAGCTGCTAATAGTACCCCAGTGAGAAGAAATAAGTGTTTTTGCGCGAACATCCATTCCTATGGAGACCGCTTCTTCGGGAGTGACATGAGACATCCACAATAACTCCTTTGGTTCATATGCTCCAATAGGTAAAATAGCAAAGTCAAAGGAGTCATATTTATCACCAATATTATTAAATATAGTTTTTGAGTAGCCTGTATCGCCAATAAAAAGAATACGTTTTTGGAAACTTTCAATAACCCAAGAAGCCCATAGCGTCTCATTATGATCTGAGGTGCTTCGTGCTGAATCATGAACATTAGGTTCCGCTGTAATGTTAATTCCTTCTACAGATACTGACTGCCCCCAATCTAATTCTGTTACCTTGCTATACCCTCGCTCGGTAAAAAAGGACTTGAGCCCTAAAG
It contains:
- a CDS encoding LysE family translocator is translated as MSLESAITFFIAIFIFGITPGPGVFAILARALVYGAKNCAMLAFGMAMSDLVYLVLACFGLATIAENWTEVFLAIRYVGAAYLIYLGYRMFKTLPQVTKNIDSEVGTHKGSLFASFTQGFLISASNPKVILFYIAFLPTFIDLTVLQSQDIVLVASLATVALMAGLMLIAFGAARMASALKTPLAHKRLNRGAGSIMMLAGAYLALSR
- a CDS encoding EAL domain-containing protein, which translates into the protein MPKIRALKFNAPHKLMYNDDKFGIKILQIFVLAIIVSLLFLVPVSNKLIETKTKTLLRAMEGEFDQSISQFSYLLTPEKMAISCNEILIDLRKSIFNSERAKEIGVFDQNGKIFCTSNNGETSFHLYQTIINRLKNSPNNITLSYTKTKLSRTRSIALIFTNEFGQGLSVLIPPRYLVQDIDRLLADDYINYKLRVISRELGKKVFADGIKSYVAQSDRYPLELEVSTTPMYYFMQFWRYLWVTLVLASLATICYLFSRQKRLNNNSLENSLRYAITNDFLELHYQPIVNQKSGKTVGCESLLRWKDPTQGYIAPDIFIPLAEKVNLIEDITKLVIDKVALFISENPSLFSTVYISVNISRSVILKPSFVSFIDALVESQPFLAQKIVFEITEDNNFSQDELGTLKLHLNRLSAYGFKFAIDDFGTGYSGLDFIRQFPFDYVKIDRVFVKSLYDDSTIIPLLDSMMSLATQLNMKTIVEGVEEKYQLEILDRLGFVYIQGYYYSKPLPQEELIEYLG
- a CDS encoding helix-turn-helix domain-containing protein; translation: MGYSKKIPEYTFLKGHDFTNNLKTILGCKNLQELSKITGVPTSTFSTWNMKKRTSFELLIKIHLTLGIPMKDLSLGYQISNDNKEALQVAEKSTDYMIESELSALAQGRPPSILESFDLKNGQLANRHATLIDSDLLVDFNDEKLLAVKDRNQVFLINTEANQAISGLYLVNIDGLLSLNQIQRIPGKKVAIAFNNSTLNVGEDDISVVGKVVTEIKSVLD
- a CDS encoding cell envelope integrity protein TolA; the encoded protein is MRTAILFLILVAFHSFSADVLHIPLSNQEKAELNLWSELARTSVKRRLYLCEECFGHLVTFNVTLNDVGEVLDIQLIESSGEPELEHYGKLAIEQAQPFRVDFLSERTRKKVQNVNMTIVPDD
- a CDS encoding Gfo/Idh/MocA family protein, with the translated sequence MKYIIVGSGNISQTWLNVVTELKGHVVGFISRSGINAINECPVWKHLDHVDVPFDAVIVTTPNGLHHQSILTAAKLGKHIVTEKPLDISLEAIDRCIEACKTAGVTLAVSYQRRTAPDNAAVKRLMERGAFGRVYSADVTAKFYRAQSYYDSSQYRGGYEIDGGGVFMQQACHNLDLYTWFFGMPKQVVSMLDTFAHKMDAEDHGAALFRHDNGMIGTVIASTATKPGFSAQIQVHTEKGSFTLTDDIITDWHIDDLLNPTDPLYDYQHDGATSATVADTRCHKSILIDFEHAVKTGEQPLVNAESARVTTELILAIYQSKV